gataatttattttatttaagttttaaattcttGCATAATCATATGACTTGCCAAACCTCTTGCTATGTTGTAAGATCAACCTCTTTGCTTTTGGATTCCGAATTTCATATCGTCGGAAGATTTGAGACTAAGCATTCAATGGCAGTATCTGCTCCTTGATACTCTCTTGCTATTACAGCAAGAGGAGCATTACGAAAGTGTAAAAAAACAGTACATCAACGTGTGCAGACTAAACACATGCTCACAGCATACAGTTCCAGTTATGAGCTAGGTAtcttttggcaaaaaaaatttggggcAATTGTAAATTTGCCATTGGTTTGAACCATTTTTGCAAGACTGCTATGAAAAATTGTAAAAATACCATTAGTACTGTTATTCGAGTAATATcttgcaaaattgaaaaaaccaATGGCAATTTTGCAAATGCCCCAATATATTTTGGCAACATATAGTCAGATTGTATTGGTCCATGTAAGCTACATCTTCTCGGCCATTATGTGCAATTTGCATGACTTCGCTGTATGGAACATAAGAACCACACTCTGAAGCAAAGGTGAATCCAGCAGGAAAAAAACAAGACCTGGGGATGATATATATTCAACGAAAATATGGCAAGTTATAAGTATAGTATCTGTTACTATTCATCATGCTGTTACTATACATCATGAATAGATCAATTGTATCCGTTTCTACACATGCATTTACTTCAGTTCTCAGGTTGCTGCAAGAGGCACCtgataaatttatatatgtatctGCATTCATTAGAATGATCTTTTAGGGGCAAAATTGCTTTTCTGATTAGTTATTGGCTGAACCATATATTTCAATGGACTATTATATTGAACAGAACATATGCATTTCACTGTAGGTAATGTCTAACCTAGGAGGCTAGGACGATGGGGAGGATGTGGGCTTGGGGAAAGAGGAACGTCCATGATGGAGCTGAGGCTGCGTAGGTGCAGTAAAGAGAGACCCATGGTACGGTTGCGTTGATGTGGAGCAGGGGTTACGCCAACTTGCTGCTGGAATGTTATTTCATCTATTTTAGATGATTTGGAAATGTTTTGACACATACATCTACCTTTTTGCCTCTACCCTATCAGTTCCCATGCTGCGTGAGATGAAAAGGGGATTGATGGAGCCAACCCCCTTTCTCGGCGATGGAGATGGCGAACGATGGTGGCGGGAAGGGGAGAAGAGTAGAGCGAACTAAGGAAGGGGAGAAGCAGAGGTGTCGGAGATGCCATGTTCGGGAGATGCCTACGCGGCCATGACCAGTGCGGCGGGGATGGAGGTCCATGGCGGCGACACGGCTaatgaggagggagaggaggagctcaaGTAGAAGGCATGGGTATGActgctcctcttcctctccttctccttcttcttctcttgtACTTCTCCTTCCCATTATCGACCCTGGTGCTCCCTGCTATTGCTGCCGCTGCCCTCGCGGTGCCACTCTCGATCCTCGTCCTCTCCCAAGAGGTAGCGCTTCAAACTGCACCCTGCGTCGTCACGACCACCGCTGGGGGAGCGTCGGCATGAGTCGCATAGAGGAGGAGGTGAGCTCGGCGTTGGTGGCGTAGGGTGGACTTCCTGGGTGAGCATGGGAGCGGGGAGTGGTGCCCCTAGAGTGAACTGGGGAAGGGGAGAAGAGTAGTCGTGTTGTCGACCATGATCCGCATGGTTGGAATCTAGGCATAGGGAGGGGTAGTGAGGGAGAAATGGTGGTCATGGCTCGCCGGCAGTGGTGGAGCTAGGTGTAACCTGTGGGGTCAGCTGACCCCACATGTTTTTGCAAAATAGTCCAAAATCTATTGATATTTACATTGCAACCATATAAAACTTAAAGAATTTTACAGATATGACCCCACATGTTTTCACcgctggctccgccactgctcGCCGGTGAAAGGCACAAAGCGACGGAAGAGAAGAGATTGAATCCATAGGGATATTTTGGTCAGATCACCAAGAAAAACAGGGAAAAATCATTTAATTGATAACAAATGAAAGACATGACATTGTAGCATGTTAGTCTCATGTGAGAATAGCATTTTAATGAAGCCACACTCGGGAGTGGCATTCGAGTAAAACCCCATCCCGAAGTTTGCATAAGGCCAATTTTCtcagaggaggcggaggggatGGTGGTGGAAACTACGGTCCctaggaggaggggaggtgTCATATCGTGCAAGGCTACAGACAGTGAAGAGTAAACACGATTCTTTTAGGGATGTGGAAGGACCTTTTTTAAAAGAAGTTTTTGGAAGGACTGAGAATATATTTTGCCAATTTAAGGATCCAACAGCCTATGATGCCTGGAGTAAAAATCAGACGCTCGATAATATCTTGATGATGTGGCGTTGTATTTTCGCGTGAAGGGTTTCAATATTCACTTATCGCTTTGAATCGCAAGAATGCaaaaatggaggaataggaaaaacgtaggattctaataggaatgtaagtgcAAAATAGAGGATTGCGAAATACAGAAAAATACAGGAATGACTATTTGATTGTACCGTAgaaaaaaacgcaggaatcgaaTGGGAGTGATAGACTTGAAGGAAATTTTTTAAGAGGttagagctcttgctaaatttctttCAAAATCTCTATATgcttgtccattccataggaattcaAAAGGATaacataggattcaatcctttatttcaaaggcttttatagaaaattttcctatatgattgaaatcctccaaaattcgtatatttttcttccaaatcaaatgGGCCAAGCTTTTGAAAGTCTAATTTTAGTCTCAAGGTTCTTTTGTTAATTTTTACATgaaagaaaattttgatttaagcCTCCTATAAAGGCTATAACACCATGCAAAGCCTAGTTTACTTGATTTGTTCCATGTGCTAATTCCTTTCTCGAAGGTactttctctcctttttcctaCTGGTTTTACGCGATTTAGTTCATGTTTTGGCGTATGGGTATGCTGCTTCTTGGGTGTCCTTTGCGCCAACATCATGCAGCTTCTTGCGTGACTCGGTAAGTCAGCAATCTCGAATGAGAGCAGGACGGCGGCGTCACGCAGCTTCTTGCCATCCATGGCGCCGACGGCCACCTCACCTTCATGCGCACGACGGCGACGTCACGTAGCTTCTTGACATCCATGGCGTCGGGGCATGGTAAGCGGCGGTGGCAAGATGCGAGCAACGAGGTGAGCCGCGGTGGCGACGTGATCACAAGTGCTAGAGGTGAGATACGCAGCAGCCCACGATGGTTCAATGTCTATCTCGGAAGGAAGGGTTACATGCGATTGGAGGTGAAGCGACACACGTTTAATGAGTTTGCATTCATCAAGGGGTATATTGGTATATAGTGACATCTCAGAAGCCAAAAACATAAACGATTTACGTTAattcaaaacgtcaattaaaatgaaaccggagggaatACTATATAACATTCAACTTAGAATTGAATTTGTgctataaatttaaatttggatttgtgcAAAAGAGTAAAGTACATGAACGATCTCTAAATTTGCATTTTATTCTTTACGAAATTTCACTCGGTCTCAATGATGACaacaatataatatatattatatcgGAACGTTCGTACGCTTTACTCTTTACAAAATTTCACTCTGATCTCAAGGTGGTGACCATGCTCTCGCAAAAAGAGCGCTACAGTAAGATTCCCCATTTCAGCCCCTCTTTCTCCTAGACTCCGGCAGCTTGCCACCGGTGAAGGAAGGAGAGAGGTTGAGCTTCTCTTTTATCCTATTTAAGGTATAGATCTATCGCATTCTTCACGTTTCTTGAGCTAATCTCGTAGTATTGTAAAGATCAAGGGATCCACCGTATCCGGTTGCCCTTGTCCTGCTTGCTTTGAAGATGGATGAAATCATTGGTTTTTTGCTCCAAAGTTTTCTTCATGCTCGAAACCTATCGGTACTACTCCAAAGCCATCTTATGGGAGTGTGCCAAATATCCCTAAGAAAAGGTTGTGCTGACCGTTCGTTTCTTCTCTGGCTATGGATTTGCTTCAGCTTCGGTCTTCCTCATTGGCTCCGATGGTGGACATACCATGTGTggctgttctttttttcttcttgcgGACACCTCAACCTCCCTAGAGAGGCCCCATTTGGGTTCATACTGAGGCATGATTTTCTGCAGCTCACAGTGATATCCTTGCTTTCACGTCGTTGTGTGCATCGATTAGGCTATCATCATTGTGGACTGAGCATAGCAAAGGACTCGATTgcttttctatttcttgttAGGTCATGCTTTACATAATCCCGAGTCTATATGTAACTTTTCCATCTTTGAAAGGCTTTTACGTAAAACTAGTTATACTCCCAATttctttatatataaattttgagGCAGTAGTCTTCCTTGGAGTAGGGTAAATAGTAAAGTAGTTAGTTGACTCCAATTATACCCAACTCATCTATAACTCACTTTGTAGCCTGTATATTCAACAACTAGTTATATTGTTGGGCTCTACACACTTCACATCATTATTAAAATATTGCAGCATTGATCCATGCTGCAACAGCGGCAGAGCAACATCTCTCTCACACCCAACGCTTTTGTCTAGAGACGCGTGCTACAGTCTGGCGATAAAATTATCACCCGCTCACATTCTCTCTTAAGCTCTTTCCTTCTTATTAGTATTGCAATCTACCTACGTGGACTTAGGTGGCGTTTGGAttcagggactaaactttagtccctgtgacatcggatgtttggacgctaatttggagtattaaacatagactaattacaaaactaattgcataaataagagctaatttgcgagacaaattttttaagcctaattaatctataattagcacatgtttactgtagcattacataggttaatcatggattaattaggctccatagattcgtctcgcgaattagcctagagttatggaatgggttttgtctttagtctatgtttaatacttctaattagtgtccaaacattcgatgtcaCATGGACTAAAttttaggcctggtttagtccctaaatttttttcccaaaaacgtcacatcgaatctttagacatatgcatggagcattaaatatagataaaaataaaaaataattacacagtttgcatcgaaaatcgtgagacgaatcttttaagcctaattagtctataattagccataagtattacagtaacccacatgtgctaatgacggcttaaaagattcgtctcgcggtttctaggcgaattataaaattagtttttctatTTGTGTCAAAAACACCTTGCGACATCggttaaacatccgatgtgacgtttaaaaattttcttttcggaAACTAAACAGGCGCTTAGTGGTATCGTGTATTATTGTAACGGAGTAAAATCTCAACGGTGACAACGGTGCTGCATATCTGTCACTGGAACGAGGCACACGTCAGAAGCACTCCCAAATTCCAGAAACCGTTTCCTCTTCTCGGCGCGGCCACCTCGATTAACTCaactcaaatataaaaaaaaactcttctaCCCGCCGGATTTTCCTCCGCTCCCCACCACCACAACCATCCTTCCCCCCACTGACACGTCGGCCCCCATCGAGACACCGACCCCACCCGTCAGCCACCGTACCCGACAGCCACGTGCTCCCCCTTCGCTAACCCCACCCTGCCAGCTATCCCCACGACGTCGACCGCCCATCCACCACCCCACCACCGTGTGCGCCTAGCAttattgttttttcctttttttttcttttctttttctctcttccccaTTCGCCTTCCTCCAAAACCCCATTCGCttcgctcctcctcgtcgtcgtcgccgccgccgctgccgctcgccgtaGTTAGTATCCGCGCGGTGAggatggcggaggaggaggaggagaagaggaggttgggggagggggaggggggtgggGTGATGAGGGACGCGAGGAAGGACGGGGTGGTGAGGGAGGTGATACGGATGGAGAGGGAGGCGGTCATCCCCGTGCTCAAGCCCAAGCTCGTCATGAAGCTCGCCTACCTCATCGGTGAGTAGTAGAACCCATCGCCCGGCCGCCCTCTCACTGATCAAGCATTCGTTGAGTCGAGTTCAGTTCAGTGCTCCGTGGTGTGATTTTTTTGTTTCCTACTACTAGATGTTTTCTGCGGGCGTATGAACTCGAATTCCCAGCGAggctaaactttttttttttggcgagtAGCGCCTCTGCGGTTAGAGTGCCTGCCGCTGCAATCGTGTTACAGTCTGCACGACGCTGGCATATGAtatgtttggttgaaattggggGCATGTGTCAATATCATAGGAATAATGGAATGCGATTTGGATGATGACGCAGAGTCTATAGGCGTGAAGATCTTGTTGAATTGATAATGATgcgaccattttttttttcaacttttggTTTATGCTAATGGAATGTATGGAAAAGAACTGtaatcttagaaattctttCCATATTCATTAAATTTTGTGCAATTCATGGTCAGAGCATGATTTGGACCGTTCTGAGTTCTTGAAGCTATGTAAGAAGATCGAGTACACCATCCGAGCTTGGTATCTTCTCCAATTCGAGGATTTAATGGTAGGCCTCTTGTGTTCattcccccctctccccccaaTTTTGTTCTGTTCTTTAGGATCATTTTTATAGTACAAACTAATTCTAGCCTGACTATCAACTCTATTATGCAGCAATTTTTACTTCCTGTTTGATCATGTTTCTATTGGGTCCAGCAATTGTATGCTATGTTTGATCCTGTTTCTTTCATGCAGCAATTGTATTCTCTGTTTGATCCTGTTTCTGGCGAGAAGAGGCTGGAGCAGCAGAACCTGACACCTGAAGAGATTGAAACTCTGGAGTTCAATTTCATGACATATCTTTTCCAGGTTGATCCACTAAATATGCATATATACTATGGAAATCATATATAGGCTGCTCCTGTTTGATGCATATGCAATCACTGATTTCTCATGGTGAACATGTCAAAGAACCCCTTGGAAGGATAGTCGAAGTCAAATGTGTGATATTCCAAATGGTGCTTGCAAACATTGCTTCTGGCATGAAGCTTATGACCatgcttcttttttcttttttattgaatcggctctctctctctctctctctctctcggcatGGGAACTTTGGAAGATTTGAATTTGTACCCAAATGGCCTTTCACTATTGAATTGGACAAGATTGATTTGTTATCCTTCCCGTGTTCAGTACATCAGTTAGGGGCGAATTGGGTTAGTTGAAACAGATCGACTTTATGCATTTCATCAGAAGAGGTGCTGTTGTACTGAGAAAAATTACATTCCACAATCTGAACATAGGAAAGATCGTTATGCTTATTTGATGATGCAAGACACCCAATCGACATCGTTGTAACAAAGCTCTTGCATAGAGTTATTTTATCCTGTGTGAGTTGTAACTGTTTGGTCTCTGTTTTAATCAGGTTATGGAAAAGAGCAACTTCAAGTTGTTATCTGATGAAGAGTATGATGTTGCACAATCTGGAAAATATCTTCTAAACCTTCCCATAAAAGTTGATGAGCCTAAGGTCTGGAACTATGGCCTTTTCAAGCATGTACTGTAACGTTTCATGTTCGGATGACTGAATTGATTTCGTTGAATTGTAGCTAGACAGTAAGCTGTTGTCAACATACTTTAAAGAGCATCCACATGATAATCTGCCTTCATTTGCTAATAAGGTAATCTTCATTTCAGTAAGGTGGTTTCTTTTTCTTGTCATCCTTTCCCTTAATATCATGTTTTATATTTCCAATCTGAGGAAATTATGATTGGTTCTACATAGAAGCACTCCAATTGTTTGGTGGTTCTCATGATTTTATATCCTTTATTACACTTGCCTGTCCCACAAGGACAGTAAGTCATTTTTTTCTGCTAATGCTGGAGAAtattcttattttattttacactGGCCACATTTTTGCAGTATATTATCTTTCGTCGGGGCATTGGAATTGACCGTACAACCGATTACTTTATCATGGAGAAACTGGATGTGATCATATCCCGAGCTTGGAGCTCATTGCTCAGAGTTACAAGGTATCTGTCATTTTGAATAGAAACTTTTAGGTCTTGGAAAATCAATCCAGAAAACAAAATTATTGTGGTGCACAGTACTGAGAATCCTACTTTCTTGCAGGATTGATAGATTGTTCTCAAAAAAACCACAGGTGAAGTCCAAGAAAGACACAAAGAAGACCGATGAAATTAATGAAGACTTAGAAGAACCAGAACTATTTGTCGAGCGTATTAGGCTAGAAAAAATCGAGCTAAGGTTGGTAATTGGTTTTCTCAAATTGATTCTGAACTATAATTTTTGAAAGGAGATTCTGAACTATAATTGGGCCTACTTTAAGATGCATTATCTTTTCTGGTGAGACAGCGTGAGAAATCTGATGAGCAAGATGACAATTCAAGAACCCACATTTGATAGGATGATTGTGGTGTACAGGTAACTTTGACCCTTTGATATTTTGTTTAGCCAATCTCCACATTCATGAAGGATCCTAATTTTAGAAGTGCTGATGTAGTACAATTGGTTCCTTCCGATGATTGTATATGTGCAGGAGGGCAGGTACTAAGACTAAGCCTGATCGAGGAATATTTGTAAAGCATTTCAAGAATATCCCAATGGCTGACATGGAAATTGTTCTTGTAAGATGAATCACTAGAGTTGAGATAAATGTGTAGCATTTTTAGCATCTTTTAGCTATATCTGTGGCTGTTAGCAAGGACCTGAAATTGAAACTTACTTTTGCAGCCAGAGAAGAAGAACCCTACTTTAACACCAATGGATTGGGTCAAGTTTCTTATTTCTGCTGTTATTGGTCTGGTATGTTTCTGATCTTTTGGCTATCCCTGCATGCAACTCTAGCAATATTTTACTATATCGATCCCTTACCCTTGGTCCCTTGCAGGTCACTTTATTTGGTTCCCTTGAAATGCCAAAGGCTGATATATGGGTTGTCATAGCAATCTTGTCGGGTGTGATTGGATATTGTGCTAAGATCTACTTCACGTAAGTGCTTAGGTTTTGTATATTATTATCCATTTGATCAATGTCGTTCTACATGGTGAAGGAAGATTTCCTAGGGCAAATGTAGTGCAATGTGATAGATTTATCTTTTGTGATACAGGTTTCAGCAAAATATGACAATATATCAAAATTTGATCACAAAATCAATGTATGACAAACAGCTTGATAGTGGGAAAGGAACACTGCTTCACCTGTGTGATGATGTGATACAGCAAGAAGTACGAAACAAATGAAACCTCTTTTGCACCATAAGTTGAATATATATCTTTGTTATCCTGAGAACTGATACTCTTATCTTCTTTCATGAAGGTTAAAGAAGTCATAATTTCTTACTATATCTTAATGGAACAGGGGAAGGCAACTGAACAAGTAAGCATGCTaaccagtactccctccgtcccaaaatataagagattttgggtggatgtgacatatcctagtatgtctagattcattgtactaggatgtgtcacatccacccaaaatcccttatattttgggacggagggagtattatgcaATATATCTTGTTTTCCCCTGGCTGTATCTCTTTGTACAGACTGAGACATTTATGCCTTAAGACCATTCTGTCTGTTTTCTAGAACTCCTGTCTCATCAGTTCCCTGATtcattatttttctttgttttccttATTCCTATCGGTTTACTAGCACATTATCCTGTATTGCAGCTGACAAAGTGATTTCTTTAATATATTGGCACCTTTGGCCCTTGACACTGgtcaggagcaaaagtttcctGTGTATTCTCTGTAATGAGTTGTTATGAGCACAGTACATTTAGCATTGATTTATGACTGGGAATTAACAAGATATAAATTTCTGGATTGTTGTGAGGAACAAAATTTGGGTTATCACACCTAAGTACAAACATATACTGTTTTATCTCTTGCGAGGACCGTTAATATGAAACCTAGAATCCTAACAGTGTTCTATTCATGCCTTGCAGGATCTGGATTTGCGCTGTGAAGAGCTAATTAAGGAAGAGTTTGGTGCAGAGTGCAATTTTGATGTTCGTGATGCTGTAAAGAAATTGGAGAGGCTTGGTATCGTTCATCGGGTAAATCTCTTAATCAACCAACTATAGTCTAAAATATTAAACTTACTGAGGGTCTCTATATATCGAAGTAggaaattttttattatttaaccctttttattaaataattttaaaaacaaatcctctgaaaatttattttcaaaaatgaacCTTTTGGCCACGCCAGTCTGAATAGCGTGACCAAAGTACACAGCCACGCCACATGCACTGGCGTGACAAAAGAAACCACGCGGACTGGTCTGCCACGTCAAAGTGTTGTCACGCCACTGTGCTTGGCGTTGCAAGCAAGTGCTGCAACGCCATTCTTGATGGCGTGGCTAGCTTGCTGCAATACATACGTGGACCACACATAAGTGTTTGCTGTGGATTCTCACTTTATTAGAGATAATGACCATGTTGTTAATCACAGCAAACCAACAAAGAACGTGCTGCTAGTATGAGTCGATTTTCCTTCTTTGCTATCTCATATCTCTTCAATGGTGCATCATATTAGAAATCCGTTTGaaccattatttttcatttgaaatataTACAACAGAACGAGTCTAATATTGATTATATTTAGATATCAGTTGATATTTGATTATATTTAAACAAACTTGTATTATATATTCCATTAATTTAAATGCCATACATAGTGTTAACGTGTGCACCGTACAACCAAATGCACCGTATgtgtttaaaattatttaataaaaagggttaaataataaaaaaaaatctcgaaGCAGTCAGTTTTTGAGAACTTATCAGTTCCAGCTGGTGAACTGGAGCTGGGAACTAGGGACAGATCCAGGAAATAATGCCACTGGGGTCATTATCAGTTGGCAGCAGTGCCCTAATTCCCTTGATTTTGAATTGAAAATATGTGAAATTCTAGTTTAAACTTAGAAACTAGTTTCTATTGCAGAATATTAAGAAAATGATATAGCGATACAAGAGAGATATGTTGTTAATCTTTTTTGCAAGTTTCTGAGCAGCAtgcaaaatttttttaataatcaaATACAAAGTAATTGTCCATCAGAATGGTGCCAATCATGTAATGGATGGAAGATGTGAACCTTTTGGGCAATCTTAATAACATTAGCTTTATGCTGATTGTGAAAGTGTCTTCACACTGAATTTCCGTAAGCTTTATTTGGACTATGGAGTCCTTCAGTTAACCTAATTCCTTTTGGGACTACTTTTATTCTGAGGGCATGTCAAATTGTTGGCTTTGCTTGTTTTTGCTGCCAAGTTGTTGGCTCCTGGATTATCTGATATATCTGAATGAATACCAACACGATCAATTCCAAGGTATCTTCTTGTGTGCTTATAAGTACAGTTTTGCTGCTCAGGACTCGATTGGAAGGATTGTCTGTGTCTCATTGAAGCGTGCAAATGAGATATTAGGCAACACTACTGAAGAATTGGTGATGCGAGCGCAACAGAGCCCAACTGCTTCTTAAGTTTCACGATGGACAGCTGGACTGGAATGCACTCCTCATCTTTCTGTAAATTACGCTGCCATGACGGACTTGTTCATCCTGAAAACAGTCCTTCATGTTTTGTTGGCAAATGTGCCATACGTGCTCTGCACTATAGTTAGGCTTCCTTTTATTTTCGGCGAGTTTTAATGTGTAACTATGTTATGCTTCAGTTTAAAATGGGTACGGGTGATTTGTACATAACACGTGTAATAAAAACAACTGTACAAAAACCCTCATACCTGCCTTGGTTCTTTTTACTGGCAGGTTTACGAGTCCACTGTTGCTTGCTTCCTTTACAAATGATTGTTAAGATGACCTGAATCTATCGTCCATAGGAACGCCATGAATGCTGTTCTATTAGATTTACCGCCAAGAGCTGAAATTCTGGAGCACTGCTATACATACGAAGAAATTTTTTACTttctctgttccaaaatataaaaagctAGGATTGGATAGGACTTCAAATACATTGTATTAGTAAATACTCCATCCAATAGGTCCTTGTATTTTGAAACAAAGATAGTTAGGATGCTGTTCATCCTCTTGTGTAAGCGGCAAACATGGACCCCAACATGTTTCCACGGTCCAATCATACGCATGCAAGACAGGATCGTAATAAAATAATACCAATTCTATCGTACGCATAGTAATTTCTGAAATTCTTTTGCAAACTACAGAAACATATTGATGTAACAGTTGGCATGAACATCATTCTGTAGCAGGGAAGCTGCAATGGTTTAGGATTAGTAGTCAAATATAATTGAGGGAATATCATGTCAAAACCAATAACCTCCGTTTCGTTTATGcttattatataaaaaaagtaattatgggtaaaattttatatacgtgtgtTGAGTGATTTAAAAGCACATAAAAAATACACTACGataaaagaaaaccctaaaatcaacttaaaattaCATTGTAACCTTTAAATTCTCGTTTATATGCTTATAATTAAATGTTCTCCGATCCCCCATAGTTTTTTTACCTCCCACCGGATATTTCTCCCATCCAACTCTTGTATAGCGTGTCGTCCCTCCCATTCTCCACTCCCAGATGGGCCCCACACCCTAGCACAGCAATAATGTCCctctgacaagtgggccccactccccGTCCCCACCAAACCGGACCGCTCCTCCCACCAGAagcgtcgtcgtctccgcctcTGGAGGCAGCGACGccggccggttgccgccgccgcctaccctTCCTCACTCCACCTCTCCGACtaatcgccgccgccttcgccgccgccggaggcctAGAATGGCGTCCACATCCGCCGCGGAGCCTGGCGTCCGGTTCTCCGACCG
This genomic window from Oryza sativa Japonica Group chromosome 12, ASM3414082v1 contains:
- the LOC4352213 gene encoding uncharacterized protein yields the protein MAEEEEEKRRLGEGEGGGVMRDARKDGVVREVIRMEREAVIPVLKPKLVMKLAYLIEHDLDRSEFLKLCKKIEYTIRAWYLLQFEDLMQLYSLFDPVSGEKRLEQQNLTPEEIETLEFNFMTYLFQVMEKSNFKLLSDEEYDVAQSGKYLLNLPIKVDEPKLDSKLLSTYFKEHPHDNLPSFANKYIIFRRGIGIDRTTDYFIMEKLDVIISRAWSSLLRVTRIDRLFSKKPQVKSKKDTKKTDEINEDLEEPELFVERIRLEKIELSVRNLMSKMTIQEPTFDRMIVVYRRAGTKTKPDRGIFVKHFKNIPMADMEIVLPEKKNPTLTPMDWVKFLISAVIGLVTLFGSLEMPKADIWVVIAILSGVIGYCAKIYFTFQQNMTIYQNLITKSMYDKQLDSGKGTLLHLCDDVIQQEVKEVIISYYILMEQGKATEQDLDLRCEELIKEEFGAECNFDVRDAVKKLERLGIVHRDSIGRIVCVSLKRANEILGNTTEELVMRAQQSPTAS